GTCTGTATTGTCGCATAGTCTCAGCAATGATCTGTTCTGTTTTTGCACCCGCATGCTCAAGACCGATCGTCCGAGCAGAAAATTCCGACAACGCAACTTCCATCAGTAACTGCTGCAAACGATTCACGAGATACTTTTCAAGCAAGCCTGCAGCCATTTCCTCATATCCAACGTCGACGATCGGAAAACCGATCTGCTTGACTTGTTCGTGTCGCGAAGCCAGATCAGCACCAGGAGCAAGGGGAAAGATTGATACGATCGCAGACTCACGAACCAGCAATGACTTTGCCTCAACATACAACACCGACACACGAGTGAACATGTCGTTTCGAACCGCATGTTGGAGTACCGACGCCAGTTCGAGTAGTTCCGTATGAGTGGGGAAGCGCTCCGCAAAAGAATAGTGTTCCACTTTATGAGGACCACCCTGCGGCCACAGAACCTGACCACGCAGACCAATAACGAGTAGTTCCACCGCAGTATCCTTGTACACTGACTCATACAATTCGTACTGACGCCGCCACAGATCTCCAACCAGCCCACGATCACCGGTTAAGACCACCAGAAGTTCACGATCATGATCAGTCACACTTGGAGCATTAGGAGAAAAAAGAGGGCGACCAGCCAGTGTTTCTATACGCAACATGAGATCGAGCAAGGTGTCGGTGTACTCCTGCAATGCTTCTGCGGTTAGTTGTAATTTATGTAACTGACCAGCAGCGATCTTCTCTAAGACCTGTACTGTCTCGCGCACATCTCGATAACCTGCGACCTCTTGCTTGTGTTGCGTAAAACTCTTCATACCTATGCCGTCGTTAGGAATTCCTCCTTGAATTCAGTCACTATCTTCTCGATCCGTCGTTTGATCACATCATCGAAGACGCCCGCATCGATCTGACTCAAGAGTGGCTTGTGTCGGCTACGGAATAGATCAAGCAGATAGCTCATGAAATCACTCCACTCATCTTCAGTGAAGTCATCGAAGTATCCATTTTCGACTGCATAGAACAGCACTGTTTGCTCTGGCGACGTAACGTGGGTGTGTTTGTCTTGCTTTAGTAGCTCAAGAAGCAAGTTACCACGATGAATGTCCTGCATGACCCCTTCACTGACTGTCGTCTCAAGCTGGGAGAGCTTTTGCAGTTCCTTGTGTTGCGCAAGTGCCAAACGAATGCCACCAAGTACTTCCTTGAGTACCTTCGGCTGCACCTGCGAACCGACACGCGATACCGAAAGACCAACATTGACCGCTGGTAGAAAATTCTTCTGGAAGAGTCCTCGCTCAAGATAGATCTGTCCATCAGTAATAGAAATGATATTTGTCGGTATGTATGCGGTCACATCACCTTCTTGGGTTTCGATGATCGGTAGGGCAGTAAGTGAGCCACCACTTTGATCGTCTGAGAGTTGCGCAGCTCGCTCGAGCAGTACCGCATGCAGCGAAAAAATGTCACCCGGATACGCTTCTCGACCAGGAACACGACCAAGGATGAGTGAGATGTCACGATAGACCTTTGCGTGACGAGACAGATCATCGTAGACCACCAAGGCGTCACGGCCAGTGTTACGGAAATGCTCTGCGATCGTACAACCAATAAATGGCGCTAAGTACTGCGACAAATACGATTCGCTTGTCGTTGCTGCCACGACCGTGCTGTACAAAAACGCGTTGTGTTCATTGAACTTCGCAACAAGCTCATCTACTTTCTGTACACGTTGACCACACGAAACATACACACACTGCACTGGTGACTTGGCGTACTTCTGGTTGAGTACCACATCCATTGCGATCGTACTCTTACCAAGCTTTCGGTCGCCAATAATAAGCTCTCGCTGGCCACGTCCAAGGGGCAAGGTTGTATCGATAACCTTAATGCCAGTTACCAGCGGTCTGGTGATCGGCTTACGATGAATGATCGGCGGTGGTTCTAGAAACACCGAGCTCTCAAATCCTTCAGGGATCGACGCATATTCATCAAGCGATCGTCCGAGACCATCAACCACTCGACCAATGAATGCGTCTGAAACAGATATTGAGAATTGCTTTCCGCTTCGAAAGACTGGACGAGTAACATCGAACTGCTCATCAACAAACAACGCCTCGACCACGTCGTGAGTGAAGCCGATCACAACAGCCGCAGACCGACCCGACTCATCAGAGAGAACTTCATGTAAAAAGACTTTTGGAAGGCCACGCAAGGTTGCCACACCAGCGTAAAAACTCACCACATACCCAGCCTCTGTAACTGTAGTATCACGATGACCCATGACGATTCACTTCAGCAAGACGCTGGTTAATTTGAGCAATGACAGCTTCTTTTTCACGAGCAGTCTCTTCCTGTGCCTGTTCGCGGATACTTTCAGCAATGCCTTCTGCTTCCTCAATAATCGCCTTAGCTCGTTCTTTGGTTTCGGTCAGATAGTGTTGTTCGGTAAGCTTAAGTTCTCGCTCCTTTTCTACCAGCGCTTCCTCAGCGCGAGCTGACTCCGCCAGCGCAGCTTCATCAGCCTCAATACGCTTGATAAGTGGTTTGTATACAAACTTTGAGAGCACCCACAAAAGGATCACGAAGTTAACCACTTGCGCGATAAGGAGCCCAATATCAATACCTAAATTACCCAGAAAGTGCATACGAACTACGGCATACCAATGCCACGAATTGGCATCATGCCACGAACTTCAAGATCAAGGCCACAACAAGCACATAGATGGCAATTGCCTCAGCAAAAGCGATCGCAATGATCATTGCAAGCTGGATCTTTTCTGAATTGTCTGGATTACGAGCCATGGCCAAAAGGGCAGCTGCACCGATCATACCGATCGCGAGTGCAGGGCCGATCGAACCAATGGCGATCGTAAACGCTGAAGGATCTTGTATCATAAAATTACCCATTCACTTCACATAAAAGTATATCAAACACGTTACCTGTAGCGGCGTGCTTATCCTCCTTTTACCGCAACTTCCGAAGCCATACTGAGCCTGATAAAAGTGAGTGTTAAGATGCAGAAAATATATGCTTGGATGAGACTGATGAAAACCTCTAGTATCATAAATGGCACCGGCAACACCACCGGTACCAAGAAAGCGATAACAATCAGCAGCACCTCACCGGCAAACACATTACCGAAGAGACGGAAAGAGAAGGACAGTACGCGCATCGACTCAGACAACGCCTCGAAGAATCCAAGCACGAACGGAATAATGCCCGAGAAATTGAAAAAACGCTTCAAGTATCCACCCCAACCCTTAGACTTGATAGAAAAATACTGGATCGAAAAGACTGTAACGAGAGCAAGTGCTAAGGTGGTGGTCAGATCACTATTTGGCGAGCGAAATACTGACATCTGGCCGCTTGAGGTCGTGATATGAAATGACCCCAAGAAGCCAGGCAACAGTGCAATAAGGTTGGTAGTAAAAATAAAAAGAAAGAGGGTTGCCACAAGCGGCAACAAGCGCTTTGAAAGTGTTCGATCTTGTGTGATCGTATCAGCCAGTCGCAGAAGTTCGTACACCAGAATATGCCACCCTTTCAGCAACACGTGAGCATTCTCATTCTGGTGGGGCTGCACGTAGTAGAAACTCGCCAACGCTATCAGTAAAAAAGTCGCCACCAATGTCGTGAGAAATGTATTGGTCACCAAGAACCCAAACACTGACATGACATACTCTGACTGTAGCGTGATGTTTGTCATGATCCAGTTTTGTCGGGTGTAACCAGCGGTTTAATGAGGTGGTATGCCTCACGCACCGTCACAATAATACCCACAATAATACCAAGCACTAACAACCACGGTGCTGTACTCAGCTTAGCGTCAAGCCAGTAACCAAGTAGTAGAAAACCACCGATCGAAGACACAACCAAAAAGCCTAGCTGAGCAGCCAACGATAGTGCATACGAAAAACGCATGCCGTCAGTTTTTTCGGTACCGAACTTCACTACTAAAATTCTATCATGTTGCAACACCGAAGACGTGATAGACTAATCACATGCAATCAAAACGTATCATCTCACTCCTTACGATCGTAGGAGCAACGATCGGTGGCTACGTACCAAGCTTGTGGGGAGACGGATATTTTTCATTTGCGTCGATCATCACCAGTGGACTTGGCGCCATCCTCGGGATCTGGATCGGTTTCAAAATGACCAGATTCTAGTCAAAGCACCAAAAAAAGACTCGCCAGACAGCGTTTTTTTGGTATAGTTTACGAAATTTAAAAATCGATTTAACCATTGTTACTATGACCGGGAACGATATTCGTAAAAAATACTTAGCTTTTATGGCCGAAAAGGGCCACGCTGTTGTTCCGTCGGCGGCCTTGGTGCCAGACAATGACCCAACCACGCTCTTTACCGGGAGCGGTATGCAGCCAATGGTGCCGTATTTGCTTGGTGAAACACACCCAAAGGGAGTCCGGATCGCTGACTCGCAGAAGTGTTTTCGTGCTGAAGACATTGAAGAAGTGGGAGACAATCGTCACACCACATTCTTCGAGATGCTCGGTAACTGGTCTTTTGGTGACTACTTTAAGGAAGAGCAGGTAAACTGGATGTTTGACTTCCTGGTGGATGAACTCGGACTCGACCCAAACAAGCTCTATATCACGGTCTTTGGCGGGGATGAAGCGAGCGGTGTCCCGATGGACGAAGACGCACCAGCCTACTGGCAGAAGCGTTTTACTGAGAAGGGCATCGATGCTGGTATTGCACACGTCGGTAGCGAGGAAGACGGCTATGAACGCGGTATGAAGGAGGGTGAGCGTATCTTCTACTACAACGCCAAAAAGAACTGGTGGAGTCGCGCTGGCGTACCTCAAAACATGCCCGTCGGTGAGCCTGGTGGTCCAGACTCTGAGATGTTCTACGACTTCGGTACTCCACACGATCCAAAGTGGGGCAAACACTGCCACCCAAACTGTGATTGTGGCCGCTTCATGGAGATCGGCAACAACGTCTTCATGCAGTACGTGAAGAAGGGAGAAGGGAAGTTTGAAGAACTCAAGAACCGCAACATCGACTTCGGCGGCGGTCTTGA
Above is a window of Candidatus Nomurabacteria bacterium DNA encoding:
- a CDS encoding AtpZ/AtpI family protein, which encodes MKFGTEKTDGMRFSYALSLAAQLGFLVVSSIGGFLLLGYWLDAKLSTAPWLLVLGIIVGIIVTVREAYHLIKPLVTPDKTGS
- a CDS encoding F0F1 ATP synthase subunit A → MTNITLQSEYVMSVFGFLVTNTFLTTLVATFLLIALASFYYVQPHQNENAHVLLKGWHILVYELLRLADTITQDRTLSKRLLPLVATLFLFIFTTNLIALLPGFLGSFHITTSSGQMSVFRSPNSDLTTTLALALVTVFSIQYFSIKSKGWGGYLKRFFNFSGIIPFVLGFFEALSESMRVLSFSFRLFGNVFAGEVLLIVIAFLVPVVLPVPFMILEVFISLIQAYIFCILTLTFIRLSMASEVAVKGG
- a CDS encoding F0F1 ATP synthase subunit gamma; the encoded protein is MKSFTQHKQEVAGYRDVRETVQVLEKIAAGQLHKLQLTAEALQEYTDTLLDLMLRIETLAGRPLFSPNAPSVTDHDRELLVVLTGDRGLVGDLWRRQYELYESVYKDTAVELLVIGLRGQVLWPQGGPHKVEHYSFAERFPTHTELLELASVLQHAVRNDMFTRVSVLYVEAKSLLVRESAIVSIFPLAPGADLASRHEQVKQIGFPIVDVGYEEMAAGLLEKYLVNRLQQLLMEVALSEFSARTIGLEHAGAKTEQIIAETMRQYRRWRRHADTEKQLERFSSIKAI
- a CDS encoding F0F1 ATP synthase subunit alpha, which produces MGHRDTTVTEAGYVVSFYAGVATLRGLPKVFLHEVLSDESGRSAAVVIGFTHDVVEALFVDEQFDVTRPVFRSGKQFSISVSDAFIGRVVDGLGRSLDEYASIPEGFESSVFLEPPPIIHRKPITRPLVTGIKVIDTTLPLGRGQRELIIGDRKLGKSTIAMDVVLNQKYAKSPVQCVYVSCGQRVQKVDELVAKFNEHNAFLYSTVVAATTSESYLSQYLAPFIGCTIAEHFRNTGRDALVVYDDLSRHAKVYRDISLILGRVPGREAYPGDIFSLHAVLLERAAQLSDDQSGGSLTALPIIETQEGDVTAYIPTNIISITDGQIYLERGLFQKNFLPAVNVGLSVSRVGSQVQPKVLKEVLGGIRLALAQHKELQKLSQLETTVSEGVMQDIHRGNLLLELLKQDKHTHVTSPEQTVLFYAVENGYFDDFTEDEWSDFMSYLLDLFRSRHKPLLSQIDAGVFDDVIKRRIEKIVTEFKEEFLTTA
- a CDS encoding GlsB/YeaQ/YmgE family stress response membrane protein; translation: MQSKRIISLLTIVGATIGGYVPSLWGDGYFSFASIITSGLGAILGIWIGFKMTRF
- a CDS encoding ATP synthase F0 subunit C, encoding MGNFMIQDPSAFTIAIGSIGPALAIGMIGAAALLAMARNPDNSEKIQLAMIIAIAFAEAIAIYVLVVALILKFVA